The following DNA comes from Hyphococcus flavus.
CGATGATTGTCCGGCTACTGACGCGTATACACCAAACACCTGTCCGATATTTTGATAACGGCTGATCTGAGCCTCGAATTTTGTGAACTCGCCGTTGGCGTCAGGCCTTGAGAGAGAGGTTGAATCAACAGTGGCGCCAAACATGTCCAGCCCGCGAGTGACTTTGCCAAAAACAGTCGTGTAACCGTTCCAATGCTCGCTACGGAAGTTCGTCCATGCTGATACAGTGCGTAGCTTGTCGTCAAAACTCGGAAGCCCGAGCTGCTCTTCTTCTATATTGCGCCCCTCAATACCAATGTTCGCCCACAAGGATGTCTTGCGTTTCCGAATGATGGGATGAGACAGAGAGAACGAAAGGCGTTTAGTCTGGGTCTCAGTGTCGAGCGTCGCAAGAGATGCACCGGCGTTGAATTTGGAAAGCATACCAGAGAAGGTCGCGTAGGTTCCAGAATCGAGCAGCGGCAGATGATAGGAAAGTTCAGCGAGAGACAGCTCGTTCGGGTCGGTCGGTGTTGTAAACAGGCCGAGGCTTAGCTGGTCCCCGGTTCTGATCAGAGAATTTGCGGCGCCCCTTGCGTAAAGCTGTATTGGCCCTGCTGCATCTGTTCCGCGGTTATCAGCATATAGGCTGGCCTCGAAAGCATCGTGTTCAATCTCAACCATCAAACGATGGCGGGCGAAATCTATCGGATCGGGCTCGATCTGCGTTGATTTAATAGATACGCCCTTCAAGTCGCCAACAAGGGCCAGAGTGCGTTCGAGCGTTGTTAGTTTTAGCGGGCGCGCGTCCGTCAGCTTTTTCAGTCTGTTCCGGATTTGCGCATTGCCCCCTTTTACGGAAACATTGGCGAGATAGCCTTCAGAAACCTCAATATGTAAAACGCCGCTGTCGGCGCTTTGTGCGGGTGCGGTCGCCCGAGAAAGGAAATATCCTTCCGCACGATATGCGGCGGTGATCGCCTCCGTGATCCTTGCTACATCTTTTACGGAAACGGTTCTCGCCAGCATGTTGTCGTAAAGCGGCGCAAAAGTTTCAGGCGGGAATGCCGTGACGCCGCTTATCTCAACAGCCGTGAGAACAAACATGCTTGTTGGGCGTTCCCGCAAGGCTGGCGGCGGCGGTAAGGCAAGGGTGTCGGCTTTGTCTTGTTTCTTTGGCGTTTCAGCCGGCAAGCGTTTGTCGATTTCGGAGGGAGGAATTGAAATGTTGATTAATCCGCTGGCGTCAGTTGGAGTCTTGGTTTCTTGTGGATCGCTATTGTCATCCGGCTTGGCCAACTGAGAGTCAATGACAGGAATCCTGTCTTCAATGTTACCGGTGTCCTGGGCAAGCGCTACCCCTGCGTTTTCTGTCAAAAAAACGCCAAGCAGCATGGTCCCAAAAAATACCGCGCTTCTCCCCACGGAACTCATCTCTCACCGAAATTATTCGCCGCACGAAGCGGCTGCCTTGCCGTCACCTTTTCTCTTCCCGAATGAATATTGGAGAAACTCGCTTAAGGAACAATTAAGCGTATACGAACCATTAACCTTCAATCAAAAAAGCTTAAATCATTTTAAAGAAGACCAGTCGTATTTTCATCGAACTCGGGAGAGCGGCAGAATACGCCGCCCTCCTATGGGCGGGAGGCCTGGATATGACTGGTTTGATGAAAACTCTTGTAAGCTTTTTGTGCGCGGTGCTTGTCAGTATTGGCGCATCATTCGCGGAAAGCGGCGACTGGCAAGTCGTTGAAACCAACGGAACCGTTCGGACATCGCAAGCGATGGCTGGCGTTCAATTGGTTTCGACTGGCAATATTTTAGGCGCAGGTTCTGTGCTTTCTACCGGCGCAGATGGCCGCGCGGTTCTGGTGCGCGGAGAGCAGCAAATTGTCGTCGGACCGAACAGCCGCATGTCACTGCCAGCGGTACAAGAAAAGGGCATGACCAAAATCGTTCAGGACCTTGGCACGCTTCTTTTCAAGGTAGACAAGAAAGAAAAACAACACTTTCAGGTCGAAACCCCAATTATCGCGGCTGTGGTCAAAGGAACGACCTTTACGGTGACAGCTGGCGCAAGCGGCCATTCGGTGCACGTCGCGGAAGGTGCGGTTGAGGTATCAGCGCTGAATGGCGGTGCAAGTCAAATGGTAACTGCTGGAATGACGGCTATGGTTTCAAAAGCGAACCCGCGCGCTATTGAAATGAGCAGCGGCGGTCAGAAATCCGGCGATGCAAGCTCTACCGAGCGCGGCGGCAATCCCAAAGGAAAAGAAGCCAGCAACCTTGTGGTGCCGTCCGATGTCGGTGCTGACCAGCTTGATTATTCCAACCTCAGCGGCGGGCTCGTCCAGTCATCTGAAAATGCGTCCGGCAAAGCTAGGGCGAATGCATCCATGGGCAATGACGTTTCATCCAATGTTCGAGGACAAGGCGGCGGGGCGGCTATTGTTGAGCAGGTTCGTTTGAACTCTGTCGGCGATAGCGACAAGTCAAATCGTGGCGTAGGCAACGCATTTGGCTCAAGTAACAACAATGGCAACGGCAATGCGAACGCCAACGCCAACGCAGGCGCTGGCAACAACAACGGCAACGGCAATGCGAACGCCAACGCCAACGCAGGCGCTGGCAACAACAACGGCAACGGCAACGGCAATGCGAACGCCAACGCCAACGCAGGCGCTGGCAACAACAATGGCAACGGCAACGGCAATGCGAACGCCAACGCCAACGCAGGCGCTGGCAACAACAATGGCAACGGCAATGCGAACGCCAACGCCAATGCAGGCGCTGGCAACAACAACGGCAATGCTGGTGTAAATGTTGGCGTCGGTGTTGGCGGTATTGATGTGGGCGTCGGCGTTGGGCAAGGCGGCGTTAATGTCGGCCTTGGGGGCGGAAATCCAAACAACTAACCAAATGATTATCTAATGAGAGCGCTGTCCTTGGGGAAATGCGTGTCGAAAATAAACACCGAAATACCTGATGCAGTTGAATCGCAGCGCCCTATGGGCGCTGTGAAACGATTCTCACCGTTTTTATTCCTGACAGTTCTGTTGTTCGCTTCCAGCATTTTGGGTTTTATAGAGCCCTTGAACACAGCATTGCTGGACTTGCGCTTCAGGGTTATTGACCACAAACCTAGCGACACGCTCGTTGTCGTCGAAATTGACCCGAAAAGTTTGAGAGCTGAAGAGCGCTGGCCCTGGCCGCGCGACCGATACGCAACGGCGGTGTCTAATCTGCAGGATGCCGGTGCAAATCTGATTGCCTTCGATGTGGATTTTTCGTCTCTGTCTGATGACCGCGGCGACGAAGCGTTTGTGGAAGCTTTGGCGCGCCGCCCTGGTGAAGTTGTTCTGCCCGTTTTCTGGCAATGGTCATCGCGTTCGGCGACGGGGGGCGAGATGATCAAGACACCGCCGCACGATAGATTCCTAAATGATGTTACCGTAGCGAGCGTGACCTTGACGACGGAAGAGAACGGCGTTGTTCGCCGCGGATGGCGGGGTGTGAACGACGGCGATGTCTATCGCGCTTCAATTGCCTCGGTGCTGGCGGGGGCGTCGCCTTCCGATCAAGCTACGTTCCTGATTGATTATTCGATTGATCCAAAAGAAATAACGCGCCTCTCGTTCCGTGACGTTTTAACAGGCAAGTTTTCGGCTGAGACTGTGCGCAGAAAGAACGTCCTTATCGGCGCAACAGCGCTGGAGCTCGGTGATGAATTTGCAGCGCCGGTCCATGGCGTGCTGCCCGGCGTAATGTTTC
Coding sequences within:
- a CDS encoding ShlB/FhaC/HecB family hemolysin secretion/activation protein; protein product: MGRSAVFFGTMLLGVFLTENAGVALAQDTGNIEDRIPVIDSQLAKPDDNSDPQETKTPTDASGLINISIPPSEIDKRLPAETPKKQDKADTLALPPPPALRERPTSMFVLTAVEISGVTAFPPETFAPLYDNMLARTVSVKDVARITEAITAAYRAEGYFLSRATAPAQSADSGVLHIEVSEGYLANVSVKGGNAQIRNRLKKLTDARPLKLTTLERTLALVGDLKGVSIKSTQIEPDPIDFARHRLMVEIEHDAFEASLYADNRGTDAAGPIQLYARGAANSLIRTGDQLSLGLFTTPTDPNELSLAELSYHLPLLDSGTYATFSGMLSKFNAGASLATLDTETQTKRLSFSLSHPIIRKRKTSLWANIGIEGRNIEEEQLGLPSFDDKLRTVSAWTNFRSEHWNGYTTVFGKVTRGLDMFGATVDSTSLSRPDANGEFTKFEAQISRYQNIGQVFGVYASVAGQSSLDPLLASEEFSLGGARFGRAYDYGELTGDDGAAAIIELRYGRNPNLAFLDFYQFYGFYDYGVVWNDNAAPGFEELSLSSVGGGLRLTLPLSISVTMEAAKPLDTTPFTLDDDWRGFFSVSKSF
- a CDS encoding FecR family protein, with the protein product MTGLMKTLVSFLCAVLVSIGASFAESGDWQVVETNGTVRTSQAMAGVQLVSTGNILGAGSVLSTGADGRAVLVRGEQQIVVGPNSRMSLPAVQEKGMTKIVQDLGTLLFKVDKKEKQHFQVETPIIAAVVKGTTFTVTAGASGHSVHVAEGAVEVSALNGGASQMVTAGMTAMVSKANPRAIEMSSGGQKSGDASSTERGGNPKGKEASNLVVPSDVGADQLDYSNLSGGLVQSSENASGKARANASMGNDVSSNVRGQGGGAAIVEQVRLNSVGDSDKSNRGVGNAFGSSNNNGNGNANANANAGAGNNNGNGNANANANAGAGNNNGNGNGNANANANAGAGNNNGNGNGNANANANAGAGNNNGNGNANANANAGAGNNNGNAGVNVGVGVGGIDVGVGVGQGGVNVGLGGGNPNN